Below is a genomic region from Neurospora crassa OR74A linkage group VII, whole genome shotgun sequence.
GACATTGTTTGTGAGGTTTGGGAGCATGTAAGGGAGGAGTATTGGCAGGCGCCGTTGCCTTTGGATCATCAACGAGAACGACGATTACCGCCTACGGAAAACTTACAGCAACAAGTTGCTGGCGTTGGCAGCCAATGACGGTTGTTGAAGGGTTGGATGATGCACATGTTTCTTCAggaaagatgatgatgattataacgatgatggatggatggatggatggagataCGGAAGGAAGGTCAAAGGGGAGCTGCGCTCCTCTGCGAACCTGGGTTTTTTTTATGACTGTAATGAATTGCCATGTACATAacttgatgacgatgatgatgatgagaagaggAATCACGTACGGCAGATAACCAAGCTTCTCCTTATATAGAATACGATAAACGGCCAGTGGCCAACGCTTTTTGCACCCAGAGACCCCTTGGGTTGGGTGGCGTGACACACTCGCGCGTCAGGAAAAATGGCTTTCTTATTCAAAAAGGTAAGATCGAAAGATCTGATTCTTTTTTCCGGGGTTGGTGTTTACGTTCAGTGTTGACTTAGGTGGTTTCTTGTCAAAATAGAGTGTGAGAACCTAAGCCGAGTCACGGATCACACACCCGAGTGCTACTGTGAGTTTTGACTGATGCACGCCTATGACAATGGGGGGttggccatcatcaacctcggttctttataaaaggagAGAGACTGGAACCCTTCGCTGTGTACCACCGACCTTCCCTTCTGCATTCATAACCTCACTTAACACGACGAAGGACTGAGGCAATCCAATCACCGATACAGCGAACAGCATTGGTGGAAAATACGACATATACATCCTGAGCAGCAACTCCCGACGGCTCATAACAATGGGCGCCACGCTCTCACAACAATACATCCCTTTACTCCCAAGGAGCATCAAAAGCAAGTCCAAAAAACGCCCCCGATACCTGTTTCGCCTTCGAATCCGGtgtaaaaagaaagaaaccctTCCAGAAATCCACGCTCCCTTTGCCAACCCCGGTCATGACCATCGAGAGGAATCCCGCGACTCGAAGCTCGACGATGGTAGTAGCGCCGAGGGTGAGGAGAGTTCTCCCTCCCACCAGTCCCTCCCTATCTCCTTTACCAACGACAAACCGTTACCAAAACTACCTCTCGTAATTACCCCTGCGGCTCAATTCCCCGGCCAACAAGCACAACTCAATTCCTCTAGCGAACTCCCAGCCACTGAAGCCATCCAACCCATCATCAATGCCGCCCCTTCCGAAAACATCAACCAAGAGGACGACAATGAGGATGTCTCAGACTCAGAAGACTCAGACTTCCCACCAGAGATAGAGAGACCGCACACCCCACCGCCCTGGGACACTTCTCTATCAGGCTACGGCTCCGTCCTCGAGGTTTCTCGACCGTTCAGAGCCAGACGTGTGTTTGGGCACCCGCTTGTCGAGGGACACTTTTTGTTGGGAAGTTATCAGGGGGATAATAGCTTCTTGAGTAATGGTGGAGGTCCGATAGCAGctgaggagaggaggaggatgtggaGGGTGTGGGAATCaacaaaggaaaaggaaaaagaaagagggaaaggggaagagaaggagaaagaaaaaggggaatACAAGAATGGAGGAGTAGtagacgacgatgacgaatggaagaagaagaggaagaagatgatgatggtaggGGGGCTGAAGAGTGCAAGACAACTTGAACAGAAGGCGATAGAAAGGGAAaatgaaagggaaagggaaaggaaaagggaaagggaaagaggacacaaaaaggagaaggacaaggacaaggacaagatgCCCCCGATAAAGACAaagacaaaaacaaaaaccaaaacaagaagaagaatgtcCGAGTGGAGAAAGTGGAAGCCTTTACCTAGGTATCCGGCTTGTACGGCCGTTGCGCAGAGGGCTACGTCTAGTATGTGGGCTGATACTGCTGCTACTGGTGACAGCAACAGCGCATGGAGAGAGGTTTTTGTTGAAGAGGCGGAAGACAGGGAGTATCAGGGaggggatgaggaagaggaagaagacgatgatgacgaggatttGGAGGAGGCGATAAAGAGGTTTCTGGAGATCAAGATCCCAGTGGACTTGAGCAGTTTACGGCGGTTGAGAACCAGTTTTGCGGGAACCGGGGAACACGCAATGGCTGTTGACGACGGTACTGGGGAAACTGCGAAGAAAGATTCGGAGAAGGAAGTTTTGGAGAAGGTCATGGAGGGTGAGCAAGGCCAGTTATCACCAGTCGAGTCCTTGATGTTCACAGACACGGACATCGAGGGCTTCGAGTTCTTattcgaagaggaggacgaaggagGCGGGATATGGGATTTGGGCACAGCTGAAGGAGTAAAGAGCGAAAGGGTTGAGGGAAAAAGTGAAGCCTGCCAGATGGACAGGCCAATTGGTGGGTTTGCAGGAGGAGATGCATCCAGAGCAGAAAGTTCTGAAGAAGATGCTGAACACCACTTGACAGTGAGAACGGCTTTCAATATCACGCAAAGGTTGAGCCggtggaaggaaagggaataatgagggaagagaaattaataaaagggggTTTGGGGATGGAGAGACTGCGGTTAGAGCCAGAACCAACCAAGAATAAGGAAGATCTGAGCACGCGGAAAAGTCAAGGAACCACCGACTAGAGTCAAAAAGTAAGAGAGAACGCAGAACAAACATTCATCCTCCCATGGCCTGCCCAatcaaggtaggtacctaataACCAATCGAGCCTAAGTtgtcttttctcttctcaaTTTAGTTACTACAAATCCATTTTCACCGTTCCAGACTGACCGAACCGACGATGGTATTTATTGTGACAGGGATAGGTTCGGGGAATTTGATCTCCCGCTCTTACGGACCCTCATCTGAAGATCTTACCGAAAATACCACATTCTGACGGCAGGAAAGGTGCTAACTGAATAAAGACGCAGGAACAGACGCCACAGACCAACCAATGCTATTGTGTCACAACAGCAGCATGTGGAGTCGAAGATGCATCCCACCTTTGTAGGTCGGACGACATTTAGCGGAGCTTGGGGTCTAACTAGAACAATATGTAAGTATGAAGCTGAAAGAGTAGATATCTCGTAATGGGCTGCTACATACGTTCTATGGCGGATTAATCACCGTGAGTGGCAAGGTCTTGAACGGTGGGTGGTACAGTAAATCATGTGTGAAACAACCCTTGAGGAATGACTTTCCCAAAGATacttacctagaggtataaaGACGACCAGTCTTCATCCCCAGTAGACCGTTCAAATCCCCTTTCATGTGTCCCGCTTCAACCCCTTTTATCCCTTTTAGCTGACCGACCACGCAACATAAAGCATGAGGTGGTTTACATCATCAATCCTAGCCCTAGCCCTGGCATCAGCCACTCATTCACTTGCTTCTTCCAACGACCCCAACGACTGCTCAACTACCACTAAGGAAAAAAGTGGATCAGACTTCAAACTCACCGAGCAAGCAGACAACGTCAACGTCACCTCTCTCTCCGATATCTTTTCCGCGGCCGGCAAAAAAGTTGTTTCGGTCGCCGACGTCTTCAACGATGGCAACCACCAGATGACCACTGACTCGTACGGGCGCAAGCTATGGCAACACACCTCAGACTTCAACGACGAGAACACGACCAAGTGGGTGCCGCAAGGAATTACCTCGACGGCCGATGCGCTTGACGCGGGCACCTACGAGGGCATCAACGGCTGGATCGTGAGCTGGCAccgtgatgatgataagAGCGTCCGCGTCACGTTTGTAAATCGCGCCCAGGATACCTACCGCCATGCACTGCTCGTGTATCCGCATGCGTCCGACGACTTTAGGGAGGTGCCGGTGCATGCAGGCGGAATCATGTGGTATGGAAATACCTTGTGGGTCTTGGATACGTATAATGGTATCAGGGTGTTTGACTTGACCAACATCTGGCAAGTTGGATCTGGCGATGATGTTGGCAAGGTATCCAGCGGTGTTTACTCGGCTGCTGGTTACAAATATGTGATTCCTCAGATTAGGTCAGTCGTTTCCTCATCATTGTTGGTTGTTTCCAACCTATAATACTCCCGCACTAACCCTTACCGCACTCACATCATGCAGATGGTACAAgtggtcctcctccttcaagtTCCGCCACTCCTACATGGCCCTGGaccgcaccaccacccccgacAGTCTCATCGTCGGCGAGTACCAAACCTCGACCTCGGACCCCATCCGGCTGGTCCGGTACGAGCTCGACTACACCACCCGCCGGCTCAAGACCGACAGCAGCGGCGTTTCCAAGGCCGCCTGGGCCTACTGCGTCAATATTGAGCGCATGCAGGGCGCCGTGTCGGCAAACGGCAAGTTCTACCTCTCACGAAGCAACGGAGAATCCAAAGGTGATCTCTGGGCCTGGGTTCCCGGCGGCGCGGCCAAAAAGAATGCCGGCTTCTACCCCAGAAGTCCCGAAGATCTGAGCTACGACAAGAGGAATGGTGGGCGTCTGTATACCGTGACGGAGGCCGAGGGTGTGAGGTATATCATCAATTCGCCTGTTAGCAGTATCAGCTTTTAGTTGGGTCCACGAGCATCCGAGGACAGTCAGAGTTCGATGAGGAGATGGGTGTGGGGTGTCGGCTGGCGGTCGCGTTAAGAAAACGAGTCAGAATGTTTCGTCAGTCAGATGGAGGGACCCCAGTGATCCCCTGCACTCAACCGAGCCATGATTAATCCATACCTCTATATCCGTCTTCCCATCATTGCTCATTGCTCATGGTGTGCGTTTAAGACAGGTCATCATCTTCCATCGTCATGTCTTCTTTGCTTGCCTATTAAAGTCACATATGTTAAGCGCATCATCCCTCCTTACCCACATCCCTCAACTCGACCTCACCATACATCCCCTGCCGTAGCATAACCCTCATCCCCATCGCAGCTTCATTCCTCAACCCCACCCTTTCTGCCTGACAAATCTTTGCCTTGCTCTCCTGATCAAGTCCATGAGCTATCGCCGCCAAAGCGTCCTCTTTCCAAGGGTCCACGCCGTACATGCGGGTCTGCCAAATGGTAAGCCCAAGGTAGAGCGCGCTCGCCACCATGACCGCCACAGGAACGGTGACGAATGGCCAACGGATG
It encodes:
- the acw-12 gene encoding anchored cell wall protein 12, with protein sequence MRWFTSSILALALASATHSLASSNDPNDCSTTTKEKSGSDFKLTEQADNVNVTSLSDIFSAAGKKVVSVADVFNDGNHQMTTDSYGRKLWQHTSDFNDENTTKWVPQGITSTADALDAGTYEGINGWIVSWHRDDDKSVRVTFVNRAQDTYRHALLVYPHASDDFREVPVHAGGIMWYGNTLWVLDTYNGIRVFDLTNIWQVGSGDDVGKVSSGVYSAAGYKYVIPQIRWYKWSSSFKFRHSYMALDRTTTPDSLIVGEYQTSTSDPIRLVRYELDYTTRRLKTDSSGVSKAAWAYCVNIERMQGAVSANGKFYLSRSNGESKGDLWAWVPGGAAKKNAGFYPRSPEDLSYDKRNGGRLYTVTEAEGVRYIINSPVSSISF